Proteins encoded within one genomic window of Rhinolophus sinicus isolate RSC01 linkage group LG05, ASM3656204v1, whole genome shotgun sequence:
- the MLN gene encoding promotilin isoform X1, whose translation MVSRKAVATLLLVHVATMLASQTEAFVPIFTYSEFQRMQEKERNKGQKKSLSEQQRSEEVGSLDPAEPTEEGENLVIKLTAPVEIGMRMNSRQLEKYRAALEGLLSDVLLSTQNGKGRAGVTAAGAWPPPTAVLIFQERIRPSRVWERQFVFLLCT comes from the exons ATGGTGTCCCGCAAAGCCGTGGCTACCCTGCTGCTGGTTCATGTCGCCACGATGCTGGCCTCCCAGACAGAAGCCTTCGTTCCCATTTTCACCTACAGCGAATTCCAGAGGATGCAG GAAAAGGAGCGGAACAAAGGGCAAAAGAAATCCCTGAGTGAACAGCAGAGGTCTGAAGAGGTGGGTTCTCTGGACCCCGCAGAGCccacagaggagggagaaaacCTAGTTATCAAG CTGACTGCTCCTGTGGAAATTGGAATGAGGATGAACTCCAGGCAGCTGGAAAAGTACCGGGCCGCCCTGGAAGGGCTGCTGAGTGACGTGCTGTTGTCCACCCAGAACGGTAAGGGGAGGGCAGGTGTCACTGCAGCTGGggcctggcctccacccactgcAGTGTTAATATTCCAGGAGCGAATCCGTCCGAGCAGGGTTTGGGAACGgcaatttgtttttctgctttgcaCTTGA
- the MLN gene encoding promotilin isoform X2 has protein sequence MVSRKAVATLLLVHVATMLASQTEAFVPIFTYSEFQRMQEKERNKGQKKSLSEQQRSEEVGSLDPAEPTEEGENLVIKLTAPVEIGMRMNSRQLEKYRAALEGLLSDVLLSTQNAAK, from the exons ATGGTGTCCCGCAAAGCCGTGGCTACCCTGCTGCTGGTTCATGTCGCCACGATGCTGGCCTCCCAGACAGAAGCCTTCGTTCCCATTTTCACCTACAGCGAATTCCAGAGGATGCAG GAAAAGGAGCGGAACAAAGGGCAAAAGAAATCCCTGAGTGAACAGCAGAGGTCTGAAGAGGTGGGTTCTCTGGACCCCGCAGAGCccacagaggagggagaaaacCTAGTTATCAAG CTGACTGCTCCTGTGGAAATTGGAATGAGGATGAACTCCAGGCAGCTGGAAAAGTACCGGGCCGCCCTGGAAGGGCTGCTGAGTGACGTGCTGTTGTCCACCCAGAACG CAGCCAAGTGA